Part of the Terrisporobacter glycolicus ATCC 14880 = DSM 1288 genome is shown below.
GATTTTCTTTTTCTATTATATTTAGCACTTCTTCTTCTGTTAATGGTTCGAAGTATAACTTATCAGATATATCGAAGTCTGTACTTACTGTTTCTGGATTGTTATTTATTATTATTGTCTCTATTCCCATGTTTCTTAATGATTTTATACAGTGTACTGAACAGTAATCGAACTCTATACCTTGACCTATTCTTATTGGTCCAGAACCAAGAACTATTATTTTTTTCTTATCACTAACTACTACTTCATCATATTGCTCATAAGTTGAGTAGTAATATGGAGATAGTGCATCAAATTCTCCACCACATGTATCAACCATTTTGTAAGCTGGTTTTATATTGTATAAAGATCTAAGTTCATATACTTTTTCTGGGCTTATTTTCATTAAGTCAGCTATACCTTTATCTGAGAATCCTTTTTTCTTTAGTTTTTGTAAATAGTCTTTGTTTAAATCTTCTATTCTCATATTTTTAAGTTTATCTTCTTGTTCAACTATCCATTTGAATCTATATAAGAACCACTTATCTACACCAGTTATTTTTTCTATCATATCTAAGCTGTAACCTCTTCTAATCATTTCACATAAGTCAAATAATCTTTCATCATCTGGCATTACAACTCTTTCTTTTAACTCTTCTATTGTTCTGTCTTGAGATGGTTTATGAATTAATGAGTATTTTCCTATTTCAAGAGATCTTATTCCCTTTAGTAAAGCAGCTTCAAAATTGCTTCCTATACTCATTATTTCTCCTGTAGCCATCATCTTAGTTCCTAGCACTCTGTTAGCTTGCTTGAACTTATCAAAAGGCCATTTTGGTATTTTTACTACAACATAGTCTAGTGTTGGTTCAAAACAAGCTTTAGTTTTCTTAGTTACTGCATTTTCTATTTCATCTAATGTATATCCAAGTGCTATTTTAGCTGCAACTTTTGCTATTGGATAACCAGTAGCTTTTGATGCAAGTGCTGACGATCTACTAACACGAGGGTTTATTTCTATTATTGCATATTCTAATCTATCTGGATGAAGGGCTATTTGTACGTTACATCCACCTTGTACTTCTATGGCATTTATTATGTCTATAGAAGCTGTTCTAAGTAATTGATATTCCACATCACTTAAAGTTTGGCTAGGTGCCACAACTATACTATCTCCTGTGTGAACTCCAACTGGGTCAACATTTTCCATATTACATACAGTTATACAGTTCCCTTTACTATCTCTCATTACCTCGTATTCAATTTCTTTCCATCCTTTTATACTTTTTTCTAAAAGAACTTGAGTGACTGGGCTTAATTGTAAACCATGGTTTAATATTTCCGTTAATTCTTCTCTATTTTCAGCTATACCTCCACCAGTTCCTCCTAGTGTATAAGCTGGTCTAACTATTACTGGATATCCTATTTTATCTGCATATATAAGACCATCTTCTAAGTTAGTAACTATATCACTTTCTATTACTGGTTGGTCGATTTCTCTCATTGTTTCTCTGAAAGTATCTCTGTCTTCACCTTTTTTTATTGACTCTATTGATGTTCCTATTACTTTTACATTGTATTTATCTAATATACCAGCATCACTTAATTCAACAGCTAAGTTTAATCCTGTTTGACCACCCATACCTGCAAGTAAGCTATCTGGTCTTTCTTTTTCTATTACTTTTTCTATTGCTTCTATTGTTAATGGTTCTATATATATTTTATCTGCAACTTCTTTATCCGTCATAATAGTTGCTGGGTTACTATTTATAAGTACAACTTCTATTCCTTCTTCTTTTAAAGCTCCGCAAGCTTGAGTTCCTGAATAATCAAACTCTGCTGCTTGACCTATAATTATAGGTCCTGAACCTAATACTAATGTTTTTTTAATACTATCTATTTTAGGCATAATTTTTTCTCCCTCTAAACAATTATAATAATTCTAAAAATTTATCAAATACATATGTGCTATCTTTTGGTCCTGGGCAAGCTTCTGGATGATACTGAACACTATATACTGGTAATTCTTTATGTCTCATTCCTTCTACTGTATTATCATTTAAATTGATTTGAGTAACGTTCATGCACTCTGGCACTTCACTTACATAATATCCGTGGTTTTGAGCAGTTATAAACACTCTATCTTCTTCTAAATCTTTTACTGGATGATTTCCACCTCTATGACCAAATTTAAGTTTTGAAGTTTTTCCTCCGAATACTTTTCCTAAAATTTGATGTCCTAAGCAAATACCTACAACAGGTTTTTTACCTATCATTTGTTTTGCATTATTTACTATTTCTTCTAAATCATCTGGATCCCCAGGTCCGTTTGATAAGAATATTAAATCTGGATTTGTAGATAATACTTCTTCTGCTGAAGTTAAAGCTGGGAATATAGTTATATCGCATCCTCTCTCAGCGAAATTATCTATTATGTTTTGTTTTACACCGTAGTCCATTATTGCAACTTTAGGTCCATTTCCTTTTACATATTCTACTCTTTTTCTAGAAACTGTCATAACAGCAGATCTATTATCGAAAGATTCTAGTTTATGTTTTACATTATCTAATTCAGAATTTCTATCTATAGTTATGATACCTTTCATAGTACCGTTATTTCTTAGTATTTTTGTTAAGGCTCTTGTGTCTATTCCCTCAAGTCCTATTATTTTATTTTGTTTAAGATATACATCTAAACTCATTTCACATCTGAAGTTATTTGGTGCATCACTTTTTTCTCTTACTATAAATCCTTTTACTGCTACCATTTTAGATTGTACATCTTCTAAGTTTATTCCATAATTACCTATTAAAGGGTACGTCATTGTTACTATTTGTCCGTAGTAAGAAGGATCTGTTAAAACTTCTCCGTAGCCTGTCATTGAAGTATTAAATACAACTTCCCCAACAGAATCCTCTAAGTAACCAAAGGCTTTTCCTTCAAAAATCGTTCCATCTTCTAAAATTAATTTTGCTTTCATATCTCTTGCCTCCTAAGCATTTTCTATTTCTTTTGCAATATCAATCGCTGATTGTTTTGGATTTTCACTTTGAGTTATAGGTCTCCCAACAACTAAATATTGAGCGCCATTTTTTATAGCCTGAGCTGGTGTTACTACCCTCTTTTGATCTCCTGCACTAGACGTAGCTGGTCTTATTCCAGGACATACAGTTACAAAATCTTCACCACATGCTTCTACTATTTTATCTACTTCTTTAGCAGAACATACTACCCCATCTATTCCTGATTCTTTTGCAAGTTTTGCTCTCTTTATAGCTAATTCTTCTGTTGTCATATTGCACCCTATATCTTGTAAATCTTCGTTACTTAATGATGTCAAAACTGTAACTCCTACAATTATAGGTTTTTCTATATTTAATCTTTCTGCTTCTTCCTTTGCTACTAATGCACATTGTCTCATTCCTTCTAAATCAGAAACGTGAATTGTCATTAACCAAACATTATCTCTTACAGCAGCTCTAACTGCACTTTTCATTGTGTTAGGTATATCATGGAATTTAAGATCTAAGAATATTTTCTTCCCTTTTTCCTTAAGATAATCTACTGTTTTCCCCTTAGTAGCAACATATTGCTCTAATCCTACTTTGAATATATATACGCTGTCTTCTAGCTGGTCTATTAGTTCCTTAGCTTTATCAAAATCATCTGTGTCAATAGCAACAATTAATCTGTCTTTTCCATTTTTCATTTTTCTTCACTCCCTCTTAATAAAGCCCATTAAAAAAATCCCTACACCAAAAGAGGTATAAGGATTCTGTATGCATAATCTAAACAATATAATCAGTATTAGTTATGTGTTATCTTTATCAGCCTCTCTGGACTATTTTAAAAGACTTTAT
Proteins encoded:
- the carB gene encoding carbamoyl-phosphate synthase large subunit produces the protein MPKIDSIKKTLVLGSGPIIIGQAAEFDYSGTQACGALKEEGIEVVLINSNPATIMTDKEVADKIYIEPLTIEAIEKVIEKERPDSLLAGMGGQTGLNLAVELSDAGILDKYNVKVIGTSIESIKKGEDRDTFRETMREIDQPVIESDIVTNLEDGLIYADKIGYPVIVRPAYTLGGTGGGIAENREELTEILNHGLQLSPVTQVLLEKSIKGWKEIEYEVMRDSKGNCITVCNMENVDPVGVHTGDSIVVAPSQTLSDVEYQLLRTASIDIINAIEVQGGCNVQIALHPDRLEYAIIEINPRVSRSSALASKATGYPIAKVAAKIALGYTLDEIENAVTKKTKACFEPTLDYVVVKIPKWPFDKFKQANRVLGTKMMATGEIMSIGSNFEAALLKGIRSLEIGKYSLIHKPSQDRTIEELKERVVMPDDERLFDLCEMIRRGYSLDMIEKITGVDKWFLYRFKWIVEQEDKLKNMRIEDLNKDYLQKLKKKGFSDKGIADLMKISPEKVYELRSLYNIKPAYKMVDTCGGEFDALSPYYYSTYEQYDEVVVSDKKKIIVLGSGPIRIGQGIEFDYCSVHCIKSLRNMGIETIIINNNPETVSTDFDISDKLYFEPLTEEEVLNIIEKENPEGVILQFGGQTAIKLAKFLNEKNIPILGTDFADIDAAEDREKFDELLEKLDINRPKGIAVWSIEEGINHAKEIGYPVLVRPSYVLGGQGMEITYEEHKLESYLKSAFERDSKNPVLIDKYLVGREIEVDAICDGEDILIPGIMEHLERAGVHSGDSITMYPSQNVSEQIKEKILDYTKKIALELNVLGMVNIQFIEFKGELYIIEVNPRASRTVPYISKVSKVPIIDLATKCMLGEKLKDLGYGTGIYKTPELISVKVPVFSMSKLARVDVSLGPEMKSTGEVLGVGETLEEALYKGFMAAGRTISDDRGMVLATINDHDKEEFMEIAKDMKELGYTFLATEGTAKMLINNDINAITVNKIGEGKPNILDAIMNNQVDMVINTPTKGNDATRDGFKIRRTATEYNVDVMTSLDTLKALVKVNKKHINNNELKVYNIAE
- the pyrF gene encoding orotidine-5'-phosphate decarboxylase, whose translation is MKNGKDRLIVAIDTDDFDKAKELIDQLEDSVYIFKVGLEQYVATKGKTVDYLKEKGKKIFLDLKFHDIPNTMKSAVRAAVRDNVWLMTIHVSDLEGMRQCALVAKEEAERLNIEKPIIVGVTVLTSLSNEDLQDIGCNMTTEELAIKRAKLAKESGIDGVVCSAKEVDKIVEACGEDFVTVCPGIRPATSSAGDQKRVVTPAQAIKNGAQYLVVGRPITQSENPKQSAIDIAKEIENA
- the carA gene encoding glutamine-hydrolyzing carbamoyl-phosphate synthase small subunit; translation: MKAKLILEDGTIFEGKAFGYLEDSVGEVVFNTSMTGYGEVLTDPSYYGQIVTMTYPLIGNYGINLEDVQSKMVAVKGFIVREKSDAPNNFRCEMSLDVYLKQNKIIGLEGIDTRALTKILRNNGTMKGIITIDRNSELDNVKHKLESFDNRSAVMTVSRKRVEYVKGNGPKVAIMDYGVKQNIIDNFAERGCDITIFPALTSAEEVLSTNPDLIFLSNGPGDPDDLEEIVNNAKQMIGKKPVVGICLGHQILGKVFGGKTSKLKFGHRGGNHPVKDLEEDRVFITAQNHGYYVSEVPECMNVTQINLNDNTVEGMRHKELPVYSVQYHPEACPGPKDSTYVFDKFLELL